A window of Sphingobium herbicidovorans contains these coding sequences:
- a CDS encoding Y-family DNA polymerase — protein sequence MNAMTREVTARTRRYLALWFPFLPLDRLRIAQPDLWAEQGQDTPAVIVETVRGAMRLVALDADALAIGLSAGMTLADARAREPGLRIFEADAHADQDWLERLCDGCARYTPIAALDPPQGLLLDISGCAHLWNGEEALAREAVERLERHGMRVRHALAGTAEGAHALARFASVPAADEDAALRRLPVEALGLEEESAVGLRRAGLRTVGDLAARPAATLAARFGEEAVDALHRLLGLDHRPLAPRRPRPAVRIERRFAEPMGSTAYALQSLEEMAAEAGERLGERGEGGRRFEIMFFRTDGLAFPLRVGTSLPVRDAPSIMRLVQERIDSLSDPLDPGFGFDMLRLTVPQTEAMAATQLALEGGEARREEAIAALIDRLSVRAGQGRIQRLEPRDSHIPEQAQLALPAVESRSPSSWRRQSEPGDPPMRPIHLFDPPQPIEVVAQVPDGPPHHFRWRRTAHEVTRYEGPERIAPEWWKAQDGSLEGESAGMTRDYYRVEDARGRRYWIFRHGLYGTEARHPRWYIHGLFA from the coding sequence ATGAACGCCATGACCCGAGAAGTGACAGCGCGGACACGCCGCTACCTGGCGCTGTGGTTTCCGTTCCTTCCGCTCGACCGGCTGCGCATCGCGCAGCCTGATCTCTGGGCGGAGCAGGGGCAGGATACGCCCGCCGTGATCGTCGAAACGGTGCGGGGGGCGATGCGGCTGGTGGCGCTGGATGCCGATGCGCTGGCGATCGGCCTTAGTGCGGGTATGACGTTGGCCGATGCCCGAGCGCGCGAACCCGGCTTGCGGATATTCGAGGCGGATGCCCATGCCGATCAGGATTGGCTGGAGCGGCTGTGTGACGGCTGCGCGCGCTATACGCCGATCGCTGCGCTGGACCCGCCTCAGGGATTACTGCTCGACATCAGCGGCTGCGCGCATTTGTGGAACGGTGAGGAAGCATTGGCGCGCGAGGCGGTCGAGCGGCTGGAACGGCACGGCATGCGCGTACGCCATGCGCTGGCGGGTACGGCGGAGGGCGCGCATGCGCTCGCTCGCTTCGCTTCGGTCCCTGCCGCTGATGAGGATGCCGCCCTGCGCCGCCTGCCGGTAGAGGCGCTGGGACTGGAAGAGGAAAGCGCGGTCGGGCTGCGCCGGGCGGGACTGCGCACGGTGGGAGATCTTGCCGCGCGCCCCGCCGCGACCCTGGCCGCGCGCTTTGGTGAGGAAGCGGTTGATGCGCTGCACCGCCTGTTGGGTCTGGACCACCGCCCCCTCGCTCCGCGCCGCCCGCGCCCCGCAGTCCGGATCGAACGCCGCTTTGCCGAACCGATGGGCAGCACCGCCTATGCGCTTCAAAGTCTGGAGGAGATGGCGGCCGAAGCGGGGGAACGGCTCGGCGAACGTGGCGAAGGCGGCCGCCGGTTCGAAATAATGTTCTTTCGCACGGATGGTCTCGCCTTTCCGCTGCGGGTCGGAACCAGCCTGCCTGTGCGAGATGCGCCCTCCATCATGCGTCTGGTGCAGGAACGGATCGACAGTCTGTCGGACCCGCTCGACCCTGGCTTTGGTTTCGACATGCTGCGTCTGACAGTGCCCCAGACCGAAGCCATGGCTGCCACCCAACTGGCGCTGGAGGGTGGAGAAGCGCGCCGGGAGGAGGCGATCGCCGCGCTCATCGATCGACTTTCCGTCCGCGCTGGCCAGGGCCGGATTCAGCGCCTCGAACCGCGCGACAGTCACATCCCTGAACAGGCGCAACTCGCACTGCCCGCGGTGGAAAGCCGCTCCCCATCAAGCTGGCGGCGCCAGTCGGAGCCGGGCGATCCTCCGATGCGGCCTATCCATCTGTTCGACCCTCCCCAGCCAATTGAGGTGGTGGCGCAGGTTCCCGACGGCCCGCCGCATCATTTCCGCTGGCGCCGCACGGCTCATGAAGTCACCCGCTATGAAGGACCGGAGCGGATCGCGCCTGAATGGTGGAAGGCGCAGGACGGTTCGCTGGAAGGCGAAAGCGCCGGCATGACGCGCGACTATTACCGGGTCGAAGATGCGCGCGGGCGGCGCTACTGGATTTTTCGCCACGGCCTATACGGCACGGAAGCCCGCCATCCGCGCTGGTATATCCACGGCCTGTTCGCATGA